TATCCCCTTTGTTGCACAGAAGGAATTCAATATATACAATTCGTACACTGCTCTTCGTTTTTTTAATTCGGGAGCTTACCGTGTCACTCTTTCCAGTGAACTGAACCTTGAAGAGATCGGAAATGTCTGCAAGGCACTGGCAGCCTGCAAGCACCCCGTACAATCAGAGGTGCAAATACATGGACGGGAACTTATGCTCATCACCAATAATGATCTGCTAGGACCGATAGCAGCCCGGAGCCTGCTTGGTGAAGGTGCTGAAGTATATCTGGAAGATCAGCAAGGTAGTAAATTCCCCCTTAAAAGGATCGGACATAGGACACTTATATATGATGCAAAGGTTTTGAACATGGCAGAGCATGCGGAGCAACTGCTTTCATCAGGAGTACATGTTCTGAGGCTTGATCTGTCTCTTTACAAAGGGAAAGCCATAAGGGATATCATAAGAAACTATAGGCTGGCATTGGATCAAAAGCGAATACGAAATATAATATATAAAGGGGAAACAGTAACTACCGGTCATTTTTTCAAGGGAGTATGACCCTTTTTGATGGATTTTTATTTACGTTGACCTTTGTTCCCGGAGGTTTTTCGGACAATACATTGTGAAATTATAATGGCATTATAATTTTTGATGTCATACTAAATTAACTTCAATTTATGTTATATAGAATAAGGATTATCTCAAAGAGTGCCGCTTGAGAGCATTTCTCGAGAGGACTGATAGCGGGTTGGAAAACGGGGAATTCCCATGGGAGTGGGTTCATGAAAATGGTGTCTTTGTGTTGAAAGACACGCATTTTCATATGAGAAGGGATACATAAAGAGATGTAAACAATGGGATCGTTGAAGAGATGTCCGGAATGTCATGCGAAATTTCTGGAAGTTGAAAAAGGCATGCAGGTCTGCAAAGTGTGTGGCTACTGGACAAAAAAAGGTACAGCAAGAATTGAATCAATAATGATATATGGGTGAGGGGAAAAAATGAGTGGGACCTTAAAGAGAATATGCATCAATTGTAAAAGCGCACTGAAAAAACAACAACTTGGATTAAGCGTTTTGTATTATTGTCCACATTGCGGTGTCATGACCACTGCAAATATAATATGAGATAAAAAAAAGAGTTGATACTGCACTCTTTATTTCTTTTTTTTCCCTGATATTCTTTTTTCAGATGAACTTACAATGGTACCGTTTCTTTCAGATGGGATCTTACAGTATTCCTAAAATAATGAATGTCAATAGGCTTTGAAATATACCCGCTGCATCCGGCTTTGATAAAAATTTCTTCATCGCCTCTCATGGAGTAGGCTGTGAGAGCTACTACAGGTATGTCTTTTGTATTCATATCTGATTTAATCTTGGAGAGTACCTCCATTCCATCCATTTTAGGAAGCTGGATGTCCAGGAGTATCAGATCCACTCTTTGTTCTTTGACCTTTTCCAAAGCTTCAAAACCATCGATTGCCTGGATAACATAATAGCCAAAAGATTCCAGCAGATCAACGGTCAGTTCCATGTTTATCGGATTGTCCTCTACGACCAGTATTCTTTCCATTTAATTCACTTCTTTTAGATTTTATGGCCGGTATTAGTCAGTACATAAAGTATCTTGAACAGATTGTACATACTAATTTTAGATCATATTTTATATAATCAATAGTATTTTTATACTATATAACTATATTTGAACCTTTGATATCAGATACCAGGAATCAAACTTATTTGATTTCTTTTCTTCTTGCAAGTGCACTACAAAAACATTTCTCTATCAGGTCTAAGTTTCCATCCATCTCAATGATCTCAAAATTAAATTTTCTGGCAAATTCTTCCACCCTGTCATCAAATCCCTGCTCGTAGACCAGACCTGTGTTCAGCTTTGCTACTTTTTTGTAGCCTGCATAATCAAAAACATACTTTGCCATTTTGATGTTATCCGGATCATTAGTTATTCCCGCAGACATGATCATTTCTTTCCAGTTGGCAGCCCACATAGGAGTCATAAAAAAAGTGCCTATTCCTCTGAAACTTTTCAATTTAGAAAGATAGGCGGCCCTTCCACCGAGCACTGCTCCTATACAGTCATCTACTATTTCACCATTTTCTTCCTTAAGGATATATACCGGACAGGCACATTTGCTCATTTCGGTTTCTACCTTACGCAAAACATTACCGCACAGACCATAGAATAAGAGGACGGTCTGTGAGTATGCGCTCATCTGTTCTATTTTTCCGTAAACCGTGCTTCTGAGATTTTCAGGTATTGCATGTAATGCAAGTTCAAGCATATGAATTACAACTATAGTACTATCCGGAGAAATATCTTTTATGAACTCTGGTACTTTTTCAAGAGATAAAGCATTATATGTACATCCAGATTGATCTAATTTTCTGGCAATGCTTGTACTATTCTCATCCTCGACCAGGACCAGCGCAGCAAAATTCCCGTGTTTTTCTATCATGTAGACGAGCTCATCCTCGAACATCCTGCAGGCAATGATACTAAGCACGAACATGTGATCACCTTTAAATCCAGAGGATTATATGAGCTTCAGCTTTATAAAGAGGTCACACCCTTGCGGAGTACGCTGTGGACATATCCAAAAGACAGAGTTATTAAGAGAATAAAAGACATGATTTATAGTTAAACACCGATGGTTTGTAACTTATGAATGCTAAAATCGCATTCAATAGATGGTGATGTTAATACCATAAGTTTCAAACAAATGGTTAATAACTATAATTATAAGATAGTTGATTCTTACCTTTTTGCCAAAATTCTTCGAATTTTACATGTAGTTCATTTGACAATTCTCGGTCATATATTTTTATCATGCCAAAAATTTTATCTACAGAAAGCGGATCATTGATTTCTAATATTACCAGATCCAAGTCAATCAATATAAACCTGTTAGGAGTATCCAGAGCCTTTACTTCAAGATGTTCCGATAAATTCTGTATTAAGACTTCATCTTCTGCAGAATTATGCCATTCCCTCAGGGCTTCAGACAAAGTTGGATTTGGATCTATCATTCTTATTTTAATTCCTTTTTTCACTAACGGAAGAAGAGTATCATGGAACATTGAAGCAAACATATTCTTGAATTGATTGGATTCCATTGATCTTATATTCCCTGGAACAACAACACAAATTTCATTTTTAGCTTCATGGTAAACATTTTTGATCATTTTCATGACCTCTTCGTCTCCCATTGCCGCCGACCAGAAATACTTCTCTCTCTCTTCCTGAATATTATAATGTGATAAAGCTTTTTTAAGATCATCTACTGTTTTTCTCAGTGTGCTCAGCTCTCTTTGCATTTCATTTTCTTTCCGCATGAAGAAATTTTCAAAAGCTAAATTTGCTTCAATTGCACGATATTTTTTTGGTCTGGAATGCTGGACTTCGACAAATCCCATGTTTTCCAGATTATCAAGCACTGCATAAATTTTGCCTGTTGGTATTTTTGACCTTTTTGAAAGTAGATTCGCATCTGTAAATCCTTCTTTCAAGAGAGTCAAATAAGCAGCTGCCTCATACTTATTGAATCCTGCATTCCTTAGCCACTGTTCATATTCTATCGTTGAACTACTTTGAGGTTTATTGTGGAGTGAAAATCCCATATACAAACAACCACATAGTTGTTTATAATTATTGTGTTATGAGATATCATGCTTTAATATACATTTACAAAATATTACCAAATAACAAGGTGTCCTTTATGAAAATAAACACACGAAATATCACCGTCTTTATGTTAATTCTATCACTGATCATTGGTACATCAATCGTATCTTCTGCGAAAATCAGTGGAATTGGAATAAACGCCATGGAAGTCACGCCACTGCCGGCAGAGCCTGGGAACGATGTTACTCTTAAGATAAGGGTCACAAACGAAGGTGTGCAGAAAATCGAAGACTTTTCAGTTAAGATAAATGTGACGTATCCTTTCCACTTAAAGAGCGAAAGTAAAAATTTCGAGAACAAGAGGACATTAAGTGTAGGTTCATATGTGGATAATATCTATTATTTAACAGTTGATGCAGATGCAATATCTGGTCTCTATCCAGTAGAATTTGACATTTATGTCAACGATGTAATACTTAATCCATCAGATAACAACATTTATATTCAGGTTGTTGGAAAACCGGACCTTACAATAAAGGCCGATGCCATTGATAATATCGCCCCGGGAGATACATTTCCATTAAAGATTTCTGTGAATAATATTGGTACGGGCCTGGCAAAGAATGTAAAAGTCATTTCTGAATCTGAAAGCATATTGATACTTGGGTCCAACATTGCACTGATCGAGAAGATAATGCCGGCAGAGACATCACAAATCGAAAGTAGTTTTATTGCAAAAAATGATATGCATCCCGATGCACATCAATTTCCTATAACACTCAAATATATTGATGAACTGGGTGCAAATCATACTTCAACATACAATATCGGAATCAACATACTGAACCGTGCAGACATTGGAATCCAGAGTATAAAGGTAAATCCAGCCCAGATCACTTCCCTCGACGAAGTTCACATTACCGGAATTATTGAGAATACGGGAAATGGTGCTGCAGAGCAGGTGGTTGTGGAACTGAAAAATGAAGACACAAGCTACAAATCTTTCATCGGACAGCTCAGAAACGACGATGATTCTCCTTTCTATTTTGATATCGATCCAGGTTCTGCAGGGAAAAAGGATCTTAACATAACCATATACTACAAAGATGATTTTGGCTCACATAATATCCAGCAGTCAATACCAATGGAAGTAGAAAGACCAAAGACCAATATTATCCTGGTCATTGCCCTGTTGATCGTAATAGCCATACCAGTAGCTTATCTTGTATATAAGAGAAGGCGGAGTGAAAATGGAGAACAATGATCTTAAAGTAATGTTTTTTTTGGCATACAAGAACCTCACCAAAAGCAAAATAACTTTCATGGTCATTGTTGCCGTAATGGCCATGAGTTTCCTTTCCATTACTTTCTTTGCTTCGATCATTGATGGCCTGGGATATGAATTTGAAGAAGGGATGATCCGGGGGCAAACCGGACATCTCATGATAGAGCCTCAAGAAGATGAACTTTATATTTCAGGCTCAGGGAACCTTGTAAAAGACATCCGCAGAATTCCCGGCGTTGTAGGAGTTGCACGAAGACTTGATGCAAGCGCAGTAGCGAGGTATGAAACAATAGAGATAGGGAATCCCGTTCTCTTTATAGAACCTGAGAATGAGAAGGATGTATCAGACTACTGGAATAGCATTATTGTAGGGGAATATCTTTCAAAAAGAGATACAGCTGAATTACTGATAGGAGCAAATCTGGTTAAGTCCTACGCTGCAGAGGGAGACACACAAAAGAGATTTGATGTGGATGTGGGAGATAAGATCACATTGAGCTTCAGCAACGGGTTCGTAAAAGAGTACAGAATAAAGGGTATATATAAAACGGGATCACGGTTTGTGGATGACAAAATAATACTCAACTTCGACCAGTACCAGTTGATATTTGGTTCCACGGACGATATCGCATCTAACATCCTGATAGCACTTCCTCAAAGAGGTATGGAAGAACCTTATACAGAAAAGATAATCGATCTTGGGCTTAGTGAACAGATAAATAAATGGCAGACAAAAATGGGAGCTGTAAATCAGTTTGTGGGAAGTCTCCAGATCACAAATCAGATAACAGGCACTATCGGACTTCTAACTGCTTTTGCAACGATATATATAATAATATTTATCAACGTCACGAATAAAAGAAAACAGATAGGTATACTCAAAGCAGTAGGTATTAAAAAGCAAATAATCCTGGGATCATATGTCCTGCAGTCACTGGCCTATGGGATCACGGGTGTCATAATAGGAAATATAGTAATGAAGTTATTACTCATACTGCTGTCGATACATCCGCTTAGCATGCCGATCGGCCAAGTGGTCCCGATCCTGACCACGGAGAGACTTATGACAACCAGTGCCACACTTATACTGGCATCGATAGTTGCCGGTTTTTTCCCCTCACGAAAAGCAGCTGATGAAAATATACTGGATGCAATATTCGGAGGCTGAGCATGGAAAGGGTGATAATCAAGACCGAGAATCTTGAAAGGGTTTATACTACAGGTGCTGTTAAGACATATGCCCTTAGAGATATAAGTGTTGAAATAAACGAGGGTGAGTTTGTTGCCATTATGGGTAAGAGCGGAAGCGGCAAAAGCACTTTGTTGCATCAGCTGGGACTTCTGGATAAGCCTACAAAAGGCAGTATAACTATAGGTGGAAATGATGTCATTAATATTTCTGAAAAAGAGAGGACCAGATTCAGGCTCCATGAATTAGGTTATGTTTTTCAGTCATATAACCTGATACCAGAACTTACAGCTATTGAAAATGTCTATATTACGGCAATGGCAAGAAATCTGAAAAAAAAAGAGTACGAGAAAATGGCAGAGGAGATTCTTGCTGCAGTGGGACTAGAAGACAGGATGTATCACTACCCTTCCGAGCTTTCCGGGGGGCAACAGCAGAGAGTGTCCATTGCAAGAGCATTGGTCAATAAGCCAAAGATCCTCTTTGCGGACGAACCAACAGCTAATCTTGATTCTGCTTCATCTGAGGATGTCATAAACCTGTTCAGGAAATTCAATAAGGAGATCGGGCAAACTATAGTAATGGTCACACATGAGAAGGACGAAGGGGATAAGGCAGACCGGATAATCTGGGTCAAGGATGGATTATTGGATATGGACAAGCTGGAGAATGTTTAATATCAGAATTGTATAACAAGCACAGAAAGTTTGTAAAGAGAGCACAAGCTGTATCAGATAACACACACGTTCAGATAGCTAGTTGTGAGTATTTAAAGAGGATAGACACGTGCCGTGTATTCTAGAAACTTGCCTGTGCCAGCTGCATACTTGTAATTCATTAAAAAGTCAGTTGCCTTTTCGTTTTTTGCTGATATTGCTTTGCTGCCCTGATTAGAATAAAAGCAAATTAATTTTAGTTTATCTAAATTGTGAGAAACTGTAGCCAATAGACTGTAAAAGGAATACTTGCAGATGTCTGTTAGTATTTGACAATATCTTCAACATAACGGCTGTCATACCTTTGATTTTCTGAGTTAAACCCAAAGAAAACACTGATATAAGACTTATCAACGCCTTTGACAGTAGTAATACCGTGAATATAATATGCCGAATATGTATATATAAAAAAGTTCGCTCCTTATTCTTGTAATCATAGAACAATGGAGCTGATATTATGGTAATAATGGCATGGTATATCAAATGGAATGGAGCACTGCTCGGTAAAAGCAAGAAATTCTTCATGATCGATGGAGGAAAATACTTCGCTCCAGAAACATTGAATATGGAATACTTCAAGGACAATGGGAATCAAACATCATCTCCAAAGGGAAAGCTCAATTACTACGACATCGTTGTCAATGGTAAAGTGAATAAAGATGCAGCTTGGTATTATTCCGAGCCAACGGAAGAGGCGATCAAGGCCATAAATTCTGATTTTACAAATTATGTTGCTTTTGGAAAAGGTGTGGATTTATCAATATATCCCTAATCTATCCATTTTTAATTATTGTGAGTTTTTTCCAGGCAGTTATAGTTGAAACATAATGTATTGGAATACCATCGCACCTACAACCAGCTATCAGGATAAAGACAGTACTTAGCTAATTTTATCTCCCTTTTGTTCCTGCCACTGTTGAATTATCTTAAACACTGCACTACTAACTGAATTCTTAACTTTCTTCTTAACCATTCTTCAACAAACATAATAAATCTGGCAAACCTGAACTTATCCTCATCAATAGTTATTGGACCTGTTTGTGCTATTGTGAAATGCTTTTTCTGGAGGTAAAGCCATGCATTTCTGAGCAGGAATGATAGAAGCGTAAAGAAATATCTGAAAGTCACATCTCTTGTTGATGTTCTTGGTTTGACTATATTTCTCATCCTGTACGAGGACTCGATAGCAAATCGTCTTCTATAGACCGTACTAATCTTTCTTGGAGGCCATTTTACCCCATAAACAACAAACCCAAGGTTTTCACATCCATGTTTACCTCTTTTACCTTTGAGGTACTTTACATCAATTACAAAGTCTAAGTGAACTTCTTTCTTTTGAGCATTCTTCATTACATACTCAGTAGACCTTGCTTTTCTCCCATCTAGTAGTTGCTTTACCTCATTTCCCCTTTTTACTATTGGTATGATATGTGGGATATTCCTGTTCTGTAAGAACTCAAACACATCTACAGAATTGAATTCTCTATCTAAACAAAGTACCTTGATATTGAAATTTAGTTTTCCAATGAGATCTACAAAATAAGTAAGGTAATCGACCTTTGTTTTATTCGTCTCAACCGGAAGAACTGCAATAGTATACCTATCATTCTTGTTTATAATTGAAAGTGATACATATGAATAAAATGAGTTTGTAGATTTCTTGGCCTGACTACGTATCACATAGCCTTCATTGGATGAATCAGTCGTTCCGTAATAAGGATCATTTGTAAAATCGATAGCAAACTCATACTTTTTCATTGATTTTAGAGTACTGACAAAGGCTTGAAAAAGAATACTCTCATTTACCTTGATAAGCTCTGCAAGATTCAGTTTCTTGAGATGATATCTTAAAGACGTCTCACAGGGAATCTCTTGATAGTGTTTTGATGCAGAGTGAACTGAACTATTATCCACTGCCATACAGATAGCAGTGTAAAAAAGATCTTTGAGGGTCAGTGAACCATTTATATTGATATCGATATTATCTAAGAGTGGTTTAAGAGCAGTATCAATACATTGTTTTGGCCTTAATTCGACTTTATCACAGATCCTTGAATTGAATGGGAGAAATGACATATGGCGGCGTTCACGCCGCATATAAAGGTATCGGAAGAAGTTGCGATGTGGCTAAATTGAAATTAGCGAAGTACTGAAAGAGAATTGAATATTGCACATTATCTCTTAAGATTTTCAGAAAAGTCACACCCTTGCGGAGTACGCTGTGGACATATCCAAAGGACAGAGTTATTAAGAGAATAAAAGACATTATTTATAGTTGCTAACCAAACTTTTGTTACTTACTAAACCTAATAATAGATTATGGCTAAACCTGAACAAATTCCAATTGAACATCATCTTTCATCCGAGGAATTGCTTAAAAGAATAAAATCATTAGAAAAAGACACAAGAGTTTTACAGCGTCTTTA
This DNA window, taken from Methanomethylovorans hollandica DSM 15978, encodes the following:
- a CDS encoding DUF427 domain-containing protein, translating into MVIMAWYIKWNGALLGKSKKFFMIDGGKYFAPETLNMEYFKDNGNQTSSPKGKLNYYDIVVNGKVNKDAAWYYSEPTEEAIKAINSDFTNYVAFGKGVDLSIYP
- a CDS encoding TrmB family transcriptional regulator, producing MGFSLHNKPQSSSTIEYEQWLRNAGFNKYEAAAYLTLLKEGFTDANLLSKRSKIPTGKIYAVLDNLENMGFVEVQHSRPKKYRAIEANLAFENFFMRKENEMQRELSTLRKTVDDLKKALSHYNIQEEREKYFWSAAMGDEEVMKMIKNVYHEAKNEICVVVPGNIRSMESNQFKNMFASMFHDTLLPLVKKGIKIRMIDPNPTLSEALREWHNSAEDEVLIQNLSEHLEVKALDTPNRFILIDLDLVILEINDPLSVDKIFGMIKIYDRELSNELHVKFEEFWQKGKNQLSYNYSY
- a CDS encoding ISH3 family transposase, which encodes MCDKVELRPKQCIDTALKPLLDNIDININGSLTLKDLFYTAICMAVDNSSVHSASKHYQEIPCETSLRYHLKKLNLAELIKVNESILFQAFVSTLKSMKKYEFAIDFTNDPYYGTTDSSNEGYVIRSQAKKSTNSFYSYVSLSIINKNDRYTIAVLPVETNKTKVDYLTYFVDLIGKLNFNIKVLCLDREFNSVDVFEFLQNRNIPHIIPIVKRGNEVKQLLDGRKARSTEYVMKNAQKKEVHLDFVIDVKYLKGKRGKHGCENLGFVVYGVKWPPRKISTVYRRRFAIESSYRMRNIVKPRTSTRDVTFRYFFTLLSFLLRNAWLYLQKKHFTIAQTGPITIDEDKFRFARFIMFVEEWLRRKLRIQLVVQCLR
- a CDS encoding COG1361 S-layer family protein produces the protein MKINTRNITVFMLILSLIIGTSIVSSAKISGIGINAMEVTPLPAEPGNDVTLKIRVTNEGVQKIEDFSVKINVTYPFHLKSESKNFENKRTLSVGSYVDNIYYLTVDADAISGLYPVEFDIYVNDVILNPSDNNIYIQVVGKPDLTIKADAIDNIAPGDTFPLKISVNNIGTGLAKNVKVISESESILILGSNIALIEKIMPAETSQIESSFIAKNDMHPDAHQFPITLKYIDELGANHTSTYNIGINILNRADIGIQSIKVNPAQITSLDEVHITGIIENTGNGAAEQVVVELKNEDTSYKSFIGQLRNDDDSPFYFDIDPGSAGKKDLNITIYYKDDFGSHNIQQSIPMEVERPKTNIILVIALLIVIAIPVAYLVYKRRRSENGEQ
- a CDS encoding ABC transporter ATP-binding protein, with the translated sequence MERVIIKTENLERVYTTGAVKTYALRDISVEINEGEFVAIMGKSGSGKSTLLHQLGLLDKPTKGSITIGGNDVINISEKERTRFRLHELGYVFQSYNLIPELTAIENVYITAMARNLKKKEYEKMAEEILAAVGLEDRMYHYPSELSGGQQQRVSIARALVNKPKILFADEPTANLDSASSEDVINLFRKFNKEIGQTIVMVTHEKDEGDKADRIIWVKDGLLDMDKLENV
- a CDS encoding response regulator produces the protein MERILVVEDNPINMELTVDLLESFGYYVIQAIDGFEALEKVKEQRVDLILLDIQLPKMDGMEVLSKIKSDMNTKDIPVVALTAYSMRGDEEIFIKAGCSGYISKPIDIHYFRNTVRSHLKETVPL
- a CDS encoding ABC transporter permease — translated: MENNDLKVMFFLAYKNLTKSKITFMVIVAVMAMSFLSITFFASIIDGLGYEFEEGMIRGQTGHLMIEPQEDELYISGSGNLVKDIRRIPGVVGVARRLDASAVARYETIEIGNPVLFIEPENEKDVSDYWNSIIVGEYLSKRDTAELLIGANLVKSYAAEGDTQKRFDVDVGDKITLSFSNGFVKEYRIKGIYKTGSRFVDDKIILNFDQYQLIFGSTDDIASNILIALPQRGMEEPYTEKIIDLGLSEQINKWQTKMGAVNQFVGSLQITNQITGTIGLLTAFATIYIIIFINVTNKRKQIGILKAVGIKKQIILGSYVLQSLAYGITGVIIGNIVMKLLLILLSIHPLSMPIGQVVPILTTERLMTTSATLILASIVAGFFPSRKAADENILDAIFGG
- a CDS encoding DUF1638 domain-containing protein, which translates into the protein MFVLSIIACRMFEDELVYMIEKHGNFAALVLVEDENSTSIARKLDQSGCTYNALSLEKVPEFIKDISPDSTIVVIHMLELALHAIPENLRSTVYGKIEQMSAYSQTVLLFYGLCGNVLRKVETEMSKCACPVYILKEENGEIVDDCIGAVLGGRAAYLSKLKSFRGIGTFFMTPMWAANWKEMIMSAGITNDPDNIKMAKYVFDYAGYKKVAKLNTGLVYEQGFDDRVEEFARKFNFEIIEMDGNLDLIEKCFCSALARRKEIK